The following nucleotide sequence is from Pyxicephalus adspersus unplaced genomic scaffold, UCB_Pads_2.0 Sca504, whole genome shotgun sequence.
caaaagtAAATCCAGCATCTATCAAGCCTGCTGTGTGCTGTACATTCAACTGTGaaaatgattgtaagctcttcagggcaggatcctctaaTAATCAAAATGATTCCTTGGAAATAGGTTGCTCATACCTAGCCCTTATAAATAAATTACTGTCTATGCTACTAATGAACAGTTTTACCATCTCATTTTGTCTTGGATACAATGGGGACGCCTATTTTTATAACAGTCAACGTACTCCTTAGTTTGGatgatttcttttcacttcctaaTGTGTTTCTTGAAATAAAGAGACATCACCCTAATTGATAAAAAAGACATTAGTGGCCATCAAAATTGTGCTTGGAGCTCATTGACATCAATGACAATGACTCTGATACATTGTCTGGTGCCATAAAGGAGGGCCGTGGAGAATTTGGCTAGGGAACATTTGGGTCCTTTCAGTTTAAAACTTAAGGAAGTtctcttttaaacataaaaaatgcattgccGTAAGGTTTCAGTGCCCTTGGACATAATCATTGTAAATTCTTAGAGTAtgtaaagattttaatttttaaaggaaatgtaaaaaaggaaatttgggtttaatataaaaaaatatgtcctcatagatcagtgtttctctttttaccgtgggggaacccttgaattaagTCTTcaaggtcttcaaggaacccctgctataattattatatccacagctccttGTAGTGTGGTGGTtcgaatgcctcttactttgttggtcaatgggaagaatgtcacccctacaataaccctaaaaagatcatttttgtcacttaaactgacctgatagtcACAAACTCTCATTgctctcattgctcaaggaacccccagcaacctctagccaaaccctaggattccacaaaaccctggttgggaaacactgtcatAGAATCTCAGAatatcaacattttattatttcatatttgacCTATCAACATTTTAGAAGAATTTGAAGTCATTTTGTGTACTATTTTCACATTGAAATACGATAAAAATATGACTAAATTCAGTAAGagaaatgggcctgatttaacaaaccTCTCCGCGAATGGGGACGATTGACACATAGGTGATGCACCCCCATCAATTTTGCATAGATGGAAAGatctaaaatatctaaaatttggTCTTGTGACTTGGATTTTCTCAGAGTGCCTTGGGGGGGAGGGTGGCATGTGAAATAAATTACACCTCAAAGCACTAACGTGTATGGTGCATTACTGTACATTGTTGGCACATTACCACGATGGACTGGTATGAAtggacacaatggccctgatttattaaaagtctccaaggctggagaggatacactttcatcagtgatgctggatgatccagcaaacttgcaatggatttcttaaaagtcatttgctttttgtttgcaaacgttttcaatcctggaccagatctccagccttggagagctttaataaatcaaggccaaagAGAGGATTACTCCTCACTTTGGATAGAACCttctcacttttttttgtgtctatGGAACAGGTTGTACAAAAAAACTCTACTAAATCAGACAAAAGAatcaaaaaaattgtactttcccactacatccaaaaaaatgtctttaagcCTGTTACAGTCCAACACATATATAAGTCTATATTGGGATGCATGGGACCTCACTTattttctgcttgtgtttttcAGGGTATGTTTGTGTTGGGATTACCCTACGCAATTCTACATGGTGGATACCTGGGACTGTTCCTCATTATTTTTGCTGCAGTGGTGTGTTGCTACACAGGAAAGATTCTCATTTCTTGCTTATATGAAGAGAATGAAGATGGAGAGATTGTGAGAGTTAGGGACTCCTACGTGGACATTGCCAACGCCTGCTGCGCACCAAGATTTCCAAAACTTGGAGGAAGGATTGTCAATGTGGCTCAGATCATCGAACTGGTCATGACATGTATCCTgtatgtggtggtcagtggaaaccTAATGTACAACAGCTTCCCCACCCTGCCAGTTTCCCAGAAGTCCTGGTCAATTATTGCCACTGCTGTACTTCTACCATGTGCATTCCTCAAAAACCTTAAGTCTGTCTCCAAGTTCAGCTTGCTCTGCACCTTAGCCCATTTTGTCATTAATATCCTAGTGATTGCCTACTGTCTGTCCAGAGCTAGAGACTGGGCTTGGGACAAAGTCAAGTTTTACATTGATGTAAAGAAATTTCCTATTTCCATTGGTATCATTGTCTTCAGCTACACCTCCCAGATCTTCCTGCCTTCCCTGGAAGGGAACATGCAAAACCCTAAAGAATTCCACTGCATGATGAACTGGACCCACATTGCCGCTTGCATTCTCAAAGGTCTTTTTGCTCTGGTGGCTTATCTAACCTGGGCAGATGAAACCAAGGAGGTCATAACAGACAACCTACCCTCTACTATCAGAGCAGTGGTTAACCTATTCCTGGTGGCCAAAGCCCTGCTGTCCTACCCGCTGCCATTTTTTGCTGCAGTGGAGGTCTTGGAAAGGTCTCTCTTTCAGGAGGGGGCCAGGGCCTTTTTCCCAAACTGCTATGGGGGTGATGGGAGACTAAAATCTTGGGGACTCACTCTCAGATGTGCCCTAGTTGTTTTTACCTTGCTTATGGCCATCTACGTGCCCCACTTTGCCCTTTTGATGGGTCTCACTGGCAGCCTCACAGGAGCTGGTCTCTGCTTCCTGCTTCCGAGCCTCTTCCATCTTAAGCTTCTGTGGAGGAAGCTTCAGTGGCATCATGTCTTTTTTGATGTTTCCATCTTTGTCATTGGTTCCATCTGTAGCGTGTCTGGTTTTGTGCATTCTTTAGAGGGTCTAATAGAagcctttaaatataatatagagGGTTAGGGCAGAGACATCAATTTTGGGCATCAGCATCACTACTAATTATGCATCAGTTTCTACTGACATCCCCATTCTGGCTATTTGCATCAGTGGCTGCCTTTAGTTGGCATCGTCAGCACATTGCTGTTTAATGTGTTGCTGGGAATGCTGGCAGCTGATAGGCTCAAACATGCTTGTACCATTTTCTATTCCCCCCGAGAGAAAGCTCACACAAAAAATAGACCTGTTTATGTatcaaaaggaaatattttatttttgttatatttatttagagtCAATATAATATGAACAAATGATAAATACATTATGATggatataaaagcaaaaagtatatatatagagagagatagtTATAACTGAATGCAATGGTAATTATTTTGACCTAAGAaaggtttgcatgttttgctcATCGGCCATTCTTAAATTCGAGTTATAAAGCAAACCACATTGACTGCAAGAAATGACTCTAAAGCTGATTTCTACAAGCGCCCATTATGGTCAGGGGAGGTGGAGGGTATTCCTCATGCAG
It contains:
- the LOC140345075 gene encoding vesicular inhibitory amino acid transporter (The sequence of the model RefSeq protein was modified relative to this genomic sequence to represent the inferred CDS: added 366 bases not found in genome assembly), translated to MATLIRSKLSNVATSVSNKSQAKVSGMFARMGFQAATDEEALGFAHCDDLDMEHRQGLQMDILKTEVPTGDAPAEGDFHYQRDGDGPPPSASKDDGMCSELSTAGKPRITAWEAGWNVTNAIQGMFVLGLPYAILHGGYLGLFLIIFAAVVCCYTGKILISCLYEENEDGEIVRVRDSYVDIANACCAPRFPKLGGRIVNVAQIIELVMTCILYVVVSGNLMYNSFPTLPVSQKSWSIIATAVLLPCAFLKNLKSVSKFSLLCTLAHFVINILVIAYCLSRARDWAWDKVKFYIDVKKFPISIGIIVFSYTSQIFLPSLEGNMQNPKEFHCMMNWTHIAACILKGLFALVAYLTWADETKEVITDNLPSTIRAVVNLFLVAKALLSYPLPFFAAVEVLERSLFQEGARAFFPNCYGGDGRLKSWGLTLRCALVVFTLLMAIYVPHFALLMGLTGSLTGAGLCFLLPSLFHLKLLWRKLQWHHVFFDVSIFVIGSICSVSGFVHSLEGLIEAFKYNIEG